In Thermoanaerobaculia bacterium, the following proteins share a genomic window:
- a CDS encoding DUF4388 domain-containing protein — MSFQGSLKELPVPDIVQLMSVSGKTGVFTLTRGPERGVIYLKNGQMVHSRLGEITGEEAVYALAIWSSGDFQFNPNDESDEHTITKSNTSLLMEAARRLDEWKVLSKKIPGIDAVPQLKERESPEPVTLSPQEWNLAGKIDGHRTIEEIARANKTSPFEVAKTLYGLVAADLVELRAKEPARLPPPAAVPIPPAAPGSPATLGDEKKILMILCTRVKQEAEAAMGEQNLPGIDRPYRQALAEIDRGRGIESVRDFIRQTEQTISALRGTAPMRTFQEKMALVMQPKA; from the coding sequence ATGTCATTCCAGGGTTCGCTGAAAGAACTCCCGGTCCCGGACATCGTCCAATTGATGTCCGTATCGGGGAAAACGGGCGTGTTCACGCTCACCCGGGGTCCCGAGCGCGGGGTCATTTACCTGAAAAACGGACAAATGGTCCACAGCCGCCTCGGCGAGATCACGGGCGAGGAGGCCGTCTACGCGCTGGCGATCTGGTCGTCGGGCGACTTCCAGTTCAACCCCAACGACGAGAGCGACGAGCACACGATCACGAAGTCGAACACCAGCCTCCTGATGGAAGCGGCCCGGCGGCTCGACGAGTGGAAGGTCCTCTCGAAGAAGATCCCCGGCATCGACGCCGTTCCGCAGCTCAAGGAGCGGGAAAGTCCGGAGCCCGTCACGCTCTCCCCGCAGGAATGGAATCTCGCCGGAAAGATCGACGGCCACCGCACGATCGAGGAGATCGCGCGCGCCAACAAGACCTCCCCTTTCGAGGTCGCGAAGACTCTCTACGGGCTCGTCGCCGCAGATCTCGTCGAGCTGCGCGCGAAGGAACCTGCCCGACTGCCGCCCCCGGCGGCGGTCCCGATCCCGCCGGCCGCGCCCGGCTCGCCCGCGACGCTCGGGGACGAGAAGAAGATCCTGATGATCCTCTGCACCCGCGTGAAGCAGGAAGCGGAAGCCGCGATGGGCGAACAGAACCTCCCCGGCATCGACCGCCCGTACCGCCAGGCGCTCGCCGAGATCGACCGTGGGCGCGGCATCGAGTCGGTGCGCGATTTCATCCGGCAGACGGAGCAAACGATCTCCGCTCTCCGCGGAACGGCGCCGATGCGCACGTTCCAGGAGAAGATGGCGCTCGTGATGCAGCCGAAGGCATAG